From one Candidatus Eisenbacteria bacterium genomic stretch:
- the kdpB gene encoding potassium-transporting ATPase subunit KdpB, protein MAVKALPFFDHQIVGQAIVDACKKLNPVWLLKNPVIFVTEVGAAITTLGLLFRSRNEPFGFVAQVTIWLWFTVLFANFAEAMAEGRGKAQARALRRTRTQTVANRLRTDGTVERAQAERLRKNDLVIVSAGELIPADGEVIEGLATVDESAITGESAPVIREAGGDRSAVTGGTRVLSDRIKVRVTANPGESFLDRMISLVEGARRQKTPNEIALTILLSALTIIFLVVIVTLKPFGLYSGTPFSITVLVALLVCLIPTTIGGLLSAIGIAGIDRMVQKNVLAMSGRAVEAAGDVDVLLLDKTGTITLGDRQAAEFLPAPGVKVEELASAAQLASLADETPEGRSIVVLAKKYGLRGRSMSEMPHARFIAFSAQTRMSGVDFDGRHIRKGAPDAIRDFVGTDFPVEVHDAVDSISFSGGTPLLVADEAKVLGAVHLKDIVKGGLKDRFERFRAMGIKTVMITGDNRLTAAAIAREAGVDDFIAEAKPEDKLALIRKEQAAGHLVAMTGDGTNDAPALAQADVGVAMNTGTQAAKEAGNMVDLDSSPTKLIEVVEVGKQMLITRGALTTFSIANDVAKYFAIIPAMLVSVFPGIAPLNIMGLRSPASAILSAVIFNALIILALVPLALRGVKFRPLGASALLRRNLFIYGLGGLIVPFPGIKLIDTIVNALHLV, encoded by the coding sequence TTGGCAGTCAAAGCTCTTCCTTTCTTTGACCACCAAATAGTTGGGCAGGCCATCGTGGATGCGTGCAAAAAACTGAACCCGGTCTGGCTGCTCAAGAACCCGGTCATTTTCGTGACGGAAGTGGGAGCCGCCATCACTACCCTCGGGCTTCTCTTCAGGTCACGAAACGAGCCGTTCGGCTTTGTCGCACAAGTGACTATCTGGCTGTGGTTCACGGTCCTCTTTGCCAACTTCGCGGAAGCCATGGCCGAGGGAAGGGGGAAGGCCCAGGCCAGGGCCCTCCGGCGGACGCGCACTCAGACTGTGGCAAACCGTTTGAGGACCGACGGCACGGTTGAGAGAGCGCAGGCCGAGCGGCTGCGAAAAAACGATCTCGTCATTGTTTCGGCAGGCGAGCTCATACCCGCCGACGGTGAAGTCATCGAAGGTCTGGCCACCGTGGACGAGTCGGCCATAACGGGTGAATCCGCTCCCGTCATTCGTGAGGCGGGCGGCGACCGGAGTGCAGTCACGGGCGGCACGCGCGTTCTGTCCGACCGGATCAAGGTCCGCGTCACGGCGAACCCCGGCGAGAGTTTTTTGGACCGCATGATCAGTCTGGTCGAAGGTGCACGACGTCAGAAGACGCCGAACGAAATCGCCCTGACCATTCTTCTCTCGGCGCTGACGATCATTTTCCTCGTCGTCATCGTCACCCTCAAACCCTTCGGGCTTTACTCGGGCACGCCTTTTTCCATCACAGTATTGGTGGCATTGCTGGTGTGCCTCATCCCCACCACGATCGGTGGTCTGCTCAGCGCCATCGGGATCGCGGGGATCGACCGCATGGTTCAGAAGAACGTGCTGGCCATGAGCGGCCGCGCCGTTGAAGCGGCGGGAGACGTGGACGTTCTCCTCTTGGACAAAACGGGCACGATCACGCTGGGAGATCGTCAGGCAGCAGAGTTTCTCCCGGCGCCGGGAGTGAAGGTCGAGGAGCTGGCAAGTGCGGCGCAACTTGCATCCTTGGCCGACGAGACGCCAGAAGGCAGAAGCATCGTTGTTCTGGCGAAGAAATATGGTCTCAGAGGGCGCTCAATGTCGGAGATGCCGCACGCCAGATTCATCGCTTTCTCCGCGCAGACGAGGATGAGCGGGGTGGACTTTGACGGCAGGCACATCCGAAAAGGCGCGCCCGACGCAATACGAGACTTCGTCGGGACCGATTTTCCCGTCGAGGTCCACGACGCGGTGGATTCAATCTCATTTTCGGGCGGAACGCCGTTGTTGGTCGCCGACGAAGCCAAGGTTCTGGGCGCCGTTCATCTGAAGGACATTGTGAAGGGAGGGCTCAAGGATCGTTTTGAGAGATTCAGGGCGATGGGTATCAAAACCGTGATGATAACCGGCGACAATCGGCTGACGGCGGCAGCGATAGCGAGAGAAGCAGGCGTGGATGATTTCATCGCGGAGGCGAAACCTGAGGACAAGCTGGCGCTGATTCGAAAGGAGCAGGCGGCCGGTCACCTTGTGGCCATGACCGGTGACGGCACAAACGACGCGCCGGCCCTCGCCCAGGCCGACGTCGGAGTGGCCATGAACACGGGAACACAGGCGGCCAAGGAAGCAGGAAACATGGTGGACCTCGACTCCAGTCCCACCAAGCTGATAGAAGTTGTGGAGGTCGGCAAGCAGATGCTCATCACGAGAGGGGCGCTCACAACGTTCAGCATTGCCAACGACGTGGCCAAGTACTTCGCCATCATCCCTGCAATGCTGGTAAGCGTGTTCCCAGGCATCGCCCCTCTGAATATCATGGGACTCCGTTCGCCTGCGAGTGCCATCCTGAGCGCCGTCATCTTCAACGCGCTCATTATCCTTGCGCTGGTTCCCTTGGCTCTGCGAGGGGTGAAATTCAGGCCCCTGGGTGCGTCCGCGTTACTCAGACGCAATCTCTTTATTTACGGTCTTGGCGGCCTGATCGTGCCGTTCCCGGGCATCAAGCTGATAGACACGATTGTCAATGCGCTTCATCTGGTGTAG